One genomic region from Nostoc sphaeroides encodes:
- a CDS encoding DUF2301 domain-containing membrane protein: MTTQTLPPPEVYQGQFGEFTITQSDRTGVIIYRAGLMVAALSFAIGSTLVLLNNNPTIFTALTPLYTCFSVALGVSLFTIHIYMASLHRTLQIFWAIGSIASVILAISSSEPLALAVYNQPLTLFGVGFIFVALTGIYFKEAFCFNRLETKVLTLIVPLLLLGHLVGILPIQAESVLLGIWATLFLVFALRKTVQAIPADIGDKSVFTYLKEQRLAKV; the protein is encoded by the coding sequence ATGACAACGCAAACACTACCTCCACCAGAAGTTTATCAAGGTCAGTTTGGGGAATTTACAATTACTCAGAGCGATCGCACTGGCGTAATTATCTACCGCGCTGGGTTAATGGTAGCAGCACTGAGTTTTGCCATAGGCAGTACTTTGGTTTTGCTCAACAATAACCCGACTATTTTTACCGCACTTACACCTCTATATACTTGTTTTAGTGTCGCTCTAGGTGTAAGTTTATTTACCATTCACATCTATATGGCATCACTGCACCGAACGTTGCAAATTTTTTGGGCGATCGGTAGTATAGCATCAGTGATTCTAGCAATCTCTAGTAGTGAACCTTTAGCTCTGGCTGTTTACAATCAGCCTCTTACCTTATTTGGAGTTGGTTTTATCTTCGTTGCTTTGACAGGTATTTATTTTAAAGAGGCTTTTTGCTTCAATCGCCTGGAAACCAAAGTATTAACTCTAATAGTACCGCTACTATTGTTAGGACATTTGGTGGGAATTTTACCAATTCAGGCAGAAAGTGTTTTATTAGGAATTTGGGCAACGTTGTTTTTGGTATTTGCCCTGCGAAAGACAGTGCAAGCAATTCCTGCTGATATCGGAGATAAGTCTGTATTTACTTACTTGAAAGAACAACGTTTAGCTAAGGTTTAA
- a CDS encoding DUF4360 domain-containing protein — MSKIHMNFKQFGALLSISTILGMNVVASKALAQQAPSILFGPATASGGGCTIDTQTSLNDGRTLSIVLNNMSAINGQRQRCILRVEANIPSGFRAQELQVQYQGDTVVNSGSKGTSFSRSFSILGALGILTTTPISTSFTSDTVINEVDRYSLLSASCGGQGVVSMNLIARSSVGSEIVLDTGDINAGNVRFSFPIIRC, encoded by the coding sequence ATGAGTAAAATTCACATGAACTTTAAACAATTCGGTGCATTACTGTCTATATCGACAATTCTTGGAATGAATGTTGTTGCGAGCAAGGCTTTGGCTCAACAAGCGCCTAGTATTCTTTTTGGGCCAGCAACAGCATCGGGGGGTGGATGTACTATTGACACTCAGACTTCCTTAAATGACGGTCGAACCTTATCTATCGTCTTGAATAACATGAGTGCAATCAATGGTCAGCGTCAAAGGTGTATTTTACGTGTTGAGGCTAATATTCCAAGTGGTTTCCGCGCTCAAGAGCTACAGGTACAGTACCAAGGAGATACTGTGGTTAATTCAGGGAGTAAAGGTACAAGCTTCAGCCGAAGCTTTAGCATTCTTGGTGCTTTAGGTATACTTACCACTACCCCTATATCTACCTCGTTTACATCTGACACGGTTATTAATGAGGTTGATAGATACTCTCTTCTAAGTGCTTCATGTGGTGGACAAGGAGTAGTCTCTATGAATCTGATTGCACGATCCTCGGTAGGAAGTGAGATTGTCCTTGATACAGGCGATATCAATGCTGGTAATGTGAGATTTAGTTTCCCGATAATTCGTTGCTAA
- a CDS encoding alpha/beta hydrolase: MHSGLGLLPSLAAEKVTVRYGLFEQSIPVADIRNYGETQKASSDLQSFLDYLSAKEKEKFQEALQVKMSLDIVALDKLLNTGMGKQILSFASQAIARRDQASIQALRSALIIGAKSPDGLGITTFLEAYPSNQLVVDVSKISKLVGMANSSSSAADAPPKDDVSSSPLGRIALQYQTLAAQNKQFSGCLFGDSISAGLGNTLGSGTFNFGLNGLSTISLLEQLKSLIPTKVKCEKAIIAVGGNDAWYGTSDELFSKNLQEAIALVRTMGNKEIFLIPAFYSTVAASSDPSVSAPNSRVEQINALINKVAETEKVPVAAAGVAPLYENNVLKENLSSDGDHLNADGLKIYRQALLQILQK; encoded by the coding sequence GTGCATAGTGGCCTTGGTTTATTGCCTAGTTTGGCAGCCGAAAAAGTTACTGTCAGATACGGATTGTTTGAGCAATCGATTCCGGTGGCAGATATACGCAACTATGGCGAGACGCAAAAGGCTTCTAGCGATTTGCAATCTTTCCTAGATTACCTCAGCGCTAAAGAGAAAGAGAAGTTTCAAGAAGCCCTTCAAGTAAAAATGTCTCTGGATATTGTGGCTTTAGATAAACTGCTAAATACAGGAATGGGCAAGCAAATTTTATCTTTTGCATCCCAAGCGATCGCTCGTCGCGATCAAGCCAGTATACAAGCCCTACGATCTGCCCTCATCATCGGAGCAAAATCACCAGATGGTCTAGGAATAACCACCTTTCTAGAAGCATATCCTAGTAATCAACTAGTTGTTGATGTGTCAAAAATTTCTAAGCTAGTTGGTATGGCAAATTCATCTTCTAGTGCTGCTGATGCACCACCAAAAGATGACGTAAGTTCTTCACCTTTAGGAAGAATTGCCCTACAATATCAAACACTCGCCGCCCAAAATAAACAGTTTTCAGGTTGCTTATTTGGCGATTCTATTTCGGCTGGACTTGGCAATACTCTTGGGAGTGGTACTTTTAATTTTGGGTTAAATGGTCTGAGTACAATCTCATTACTAGAACAATTAAAAAGTTTAATTCCTACCAAGGTTAAATGCGAAAAAGCTATTATTGCCGTAGGTGGAAATGATGCTTGGTATGGAACTAGTGATGAGTTGTTTAGCAAAAATTTACAAGAAGCGATCGCACTTGTTCGGACAATGGGAAATAAAGAGATTTTTCTGATTCCGGCTTTTTATTCAACAGTTGCAGCAAGCTCAGATCCAAGTGTATCAGCCCCAAATTCTAGAGTTGAACAAATTAATGCTTTGATTAATAAAGTTGCTGAAACAGAAAAAGTGCCAGTTGCAGCAGCAGGAGTAGCACCATTGTATGAGAATAATGTTCTTAAAGAGAATTTGTCGAGCGATGGCGATCATCTGAATGCAGACGGCCTTAAAATTTACCGACAAGCATTATTACAAATCCTGCAAAAGTAA
- a CDS encoding ElyC/SanA/YdcF family protein — MTSPIKSAEVLVVEGWLPDYAIQQALTEFNNGSYSLVITTGGSIEKGIYLSEYKNFAEVSAATFKKLGLESEKVVAVPTPVVIKDRSYASAVEFDRWLSDSNLKLQSINVFSLDVHTRRSWLLFKKLLSPKIKVGAIAAKTRDYDPNKWWDYSQGVRTIIDEGIAYIYARFLNWKS, encoded by the coding sequence GTGACTTCCCCTATAAAATCAGCAGAAGTATTGGTTGTTGAAGGATGGCTACCAGATTATGCCATACAACAAGCTTTGACTGAATTTAACAACGGTTCTTATAGTCTAGTAATTACCACGGGAGGCTCAATAGAAAAAGGAATTTATCTTAGCGAATACAAGAACTTTGCAGAAGTATCAGCCGCCACCTTCAAGAAACTCGGTTTAGAATCAGAGAAGGTGGTAGCTGTTCCGACACCTGTAGTAATTAAGGATCGTAGTTATGCATCTGCTGTCGAATTTGATCGCTGGCTATCCGATTCCAATTTAAAGCTACAATCAATAAATGTTTTTTCTTTGGACGTTCACACCCGTAGAAGTTGGTTGCTGTTCAAAAAACTACTTAGCCCTAAGATCAAAGTTGGTGCGATCGCTGCCAAAACACGAGATTATGATCCAAACAAATGGTGGGATTATAGCCAAGGTGTACGGACAATTATTGATGAAGGCATAGCTTATATTTATGCGCGGTTTTTGAATTGGAAATCCTAA